From Actinopolyspora lacussalsi, a single genomic window includes:
- a CDS encoding hypothetical protein (product_source=Hypo-rule applied; pfam=PF14017; superfamily=103473; transmembrane_helix_parts=Outside_1_32,TMhelix_33_55,Inside_56_61,TMhelix_62_84,Outside_85_103,TMhelix_104_126,Inside_127_154) — translation MSDQRDSHGEDSGRRRSGLPEAPPEVRDPWKGLRGIMAGTLVLEFIVFGLALPVVWQLGSGVSSAGFVVVAVLTVLLLLASGVQGRRWGLGVALALQLCLIGCYFVHPAVGIMGVVFALIWGYILYVRHDVAKRMREGRLADQLGHPPGYPPPE, via the coding sequence GTGAGCGACCAGCGTGATTCCCACGGCGAGGACTCCGGGCGGCGTCGGTCGGGACTTCCCGAGGCGCCGCCCGAGGTGCGCGATCCCTGGAAGGGACTGCGCGGCATCATGGCGGGCACGCTGGTGCTGGAGTTCATCGTGTTCGGCCTGGCGCTGCCGGTGGTCTGGCAGCTCGGTTCGGGAGTGAGCAGCGCCGGGTTCGTCGTGGTCGCGGTGCTGACCGTGCTGCTGCTGCTGGCGAGCGGGGTGCAGGGCCGTCGGTGGGGGCTCGGCGTGGCGCTGGCGCTGCAGCTGTGCCTGATCGGTTGCTACTTCGTGCACCCGGCGGTGGGGATCATGGGAGTGGTCTTCGCGCTCATCTGGGGCTACATCCTGTACGTGCGGCACGACGTGGCCAAGCGGATGCGGGAGGGGCGGTTGGCCGACCAGCTCGGCCACCCGCCCGGCTACCCACCGCCGGAGTGA
- a CDS encoding Zn-dependent alcohol dehydrogenase (product_source=COG1062; cath_funfam=3.90.180.10; cog=COG1062; pfam=PF00107,PF08240; superfamily=50129,51735) produces the protein MRAAVHTAANEPLRIEEIEAERPAEGEVAIDVTSCGACHSDLHVLKGELPFPTPAVLGHEVAGVISELGSSVSGLEVGDRVVTSFIMPCGRCAQCAAGNEEICLEFFAYNRAKGQLYDGRTRLSRGGGEPVWMYSMGGLAQRAVTPATSVYRVPDGVELTDVAAVGCSTMTAYGALRHAADVRVGDTVAVVAAGGVGSALIQLARVFGAAEIIAVDVAAEKLEAARELGATSTVNSTETDPATAVRELTGGRGVDVAFEALGSSRTFEVARDSVVEGGQVVVVGIAPPGDTGELNLGTIARRKLQVKGSYGAKPRRDMPVLLDLVARGLLRPQDAISEHYPLDQAAEAFAALDRGEIRGRAVIDVA, from the coding sequence ATGCGCGCCGCCGTACACACCGCAGCGAACGAACCGCTGCGGATCGAGGAGATCGAAGCAGAGCGTCCCGCCGAGGGTGAGGTTGCCATCGACGTGACTTCCTGCGGTGCGTGCCACTCGGACCTGCATGTGCTGAAGGGCGAGTTGCCGTTTCCCACCCCCGCGGTGCTCGGCCACGAGGTCGCCGGGGTGATCAGCGAGCTGGGAAGTTCGGTCAGCGGTCTGGAGGTCGGTGACCGCGTGGTCACCAGCTTCATCATGCCGTGCGGCAGGTGCGCGCAGTGCGCGGCGGGCAACGAGGAGATCTGCCTGGAGTTCTTCGCCTACAACCGCGCCAAGGGGCAGCTCTACGACGGGCGGACCAGGCTCTCGCGCGGTGGCGGCGAACCGGTGTGGATGTACTCGATGGGTGGGCTGGCCCAACGCGCGGTCACCCCCGCCACCTCGGTGTACCGGGTGCCGGACGGTGTGGAGCTGACGGACGTGGCGGCTGTCGGCTGTTCGACCATGACCGCCTACGGGGCGCTGCGACACGCCGCTGACGTGCGGGTGGGCGACACGGTGGCCGTGGTCGCTGCCGGAGGCGTGGGATCGGCGCTGATCCAGCTGGCGCGGGTCTTCGGGGCCGCCGAGATCATCGCGGTGGACGTCGCGGCGGAGAAGCTGGAGGCGGCTCGGGAGCTCGGCGCCACCAGCACGGTCAACTCGACCGAGACGGACCCGGCGACGGCGGTCCGCGAACTCACCGGTGGACGCGGTGTGGACGTCGCCTTCGAGGCACTGGGCTCGTCCCGGACCTTCGAGGTGGCGCGGGACTCGGTGGTCGAGGGCGGCCAGGTCGTCGTGGTGGGCATCGCGCCGCCCGGTGACACGGGAGAGCTGAACCTGGGCACCATCGCCCGACGCAAACTGCAGGTCAAGGGCTCCTACGGCGCCAAACCCCGCAGGGACATGCCGGTGCTGCTGGATCTGGTGGCCCGTGGACTGCTGCGGCCGCAGGACGCGATCAGCGAGCACTACCCGCTGGATCAGGCGGCCGAGGCGTTCGCCGCGCTGGACCGGGGGGAGATTCGCGGGCGGGCCGTGATCGACGTGGCGTAA
- a CDS encoding valyl-tRNA synthetase (product_source=KO:K01873; cath_funfam=1.10.287.380,1.10.730.10,3.40.50.620,3.90.740.10; cog=COG0525; ko=KO:K01873; pfam=PF00133,PF08264,PF10458; superfamily=47323,52374; tigrfam=TIGR00422) yields the protein MTQTSPAQPRELPSTWNPADVEAELYQRWVDAGYFTADANSDRPPFSIVIPPPNVTGSLHIGHAFEHTLMDLLTRRRRMQGYEALWLPGMDHASIAVQALVERQLQQEGIDHRELGREGFLERVWQWKEQHGGSILSQMRHLGDGVDWTRERFTMDSGLSRAVDTMFKRLYDDGLIYRAEQLVNWSPEMRTAISDIEVEHREVEGELVTMRYGDGDSALEVATTRVETMLGDTAVAVHPDDERYRHLIGTEIELPLTGRGIPIVADEHVDPEFGSGAVKVTPAHDPNDFEIGRRHDLPMPTIMDERGRIAGTGTRFDGMDRFEARVAVREALREQDRIVAEKRPYTHSVGHSSRSKEPIEPRLSMQWFVKVGPLAKAAGDAVRDGRVEVHPPELAKRYFDWIDNLHDWAISRQMWWGHRIPIWYGPGGEVVCVGPDEQPPTGEGWHQDEDVLDTWFSSGLWPFSTLGWPDDTADLRKFYPTSVLVTGYDILFFWVARMMMLGLYGMSDREPEQAVPFRRIALHGIVRDKHGKKMSKSSGNTVDPLQWIETYGTDAVRFTLARGANPGADAPMSDEWVAGARSFVTKLFNATKFALGKDAHVPERLPERAELTDADRWILDRADALITEVDELLEDFQFAKSVEALYHFTWDEFCDWYVELSKVQLDEGGRRAEATREVLGHVLDVLLRLLHPTVPFVTEALWTALTGRESVVIADWPTPTRQPADTAAAERIDAVRSLVTEIRRFRADQGVKPNQKVAAELDGLPGVGIAEHEAAIRALVKLTEPGEEFNTSSELQVGLAGGDVAVRLDLSGTVDVAAERKRLNKDLEAAEKELAGTEQKLNNPSFTEKAPDEVVDKIRTRRANALAEIERINTRLESLPGA from the coding sequence GTGACACAGACCAGCCCAGCACAGCCCCGTGAACTTCCGTCGACCTGGAACCCGGCCGACGTAGAGGCCGAGCTGTATCAGCGCTGGGTAGACGCCGGATACTTCACCGCTGACGCGAACAGCGACCGCCCGCCGTTCTCGATCGTCATCCCCCCGCCGAACGTCACCGGCAGCCTGCACATCGGTCACGCGTTCGAGCACACCCTGATGGATCTGCTCACGCGACGTCGCAGGATGCAGGGCTACGAGGCTCTCTGGCTGCCCGGCATGGACCACGCCAGCATCGCGGTGCAGGCGCTGGTCGAGCGACAGCTGCAGCAGGAGGGCATCGACCATCGCGAGCTCGGCCGGGAGGGCTTCCTGGAACGGGTCTGGCAGTGGAAGGAACAGCACGGCGGTTCGATCCTGTCCCAGATGCGTCACCTCGGTGACGGGGTGGACTGGACCCGCGAGCGGTTCACCATGGACTCCGGACTCTCCCGCGCCGTCGACACGATGTTCAAGCGGCTCTACGACGACGGGCTGATCTACCGCGCCGAACAGCTGGTCAACTGGTCGCCGGAGATGCGTACCGCCATCTCCGACATCGAGGTCGAACACCGCGAGGTCGAGGGCGAGCTCGTCACCATGCGCTACGGCGACGGGGACTCGGCGCTCGAGGTGGCCACCACCCGGGTGGAGACCATGCTCGGTGACACGGCGGTCGCGGTGCATCCCGACGACGAGCGCTACCGCCACCTGATCGGTACCGAGATCGAGCTCCCGCTGACCGGACGCGGGATCCCGATCGTGGCCGACGAGCACGTCGACCCGGAGTTCGGCAGCGGCGCCGTCAAGGTGACCCCGGCGCACGACCCGAACGACTTCGAGATCGGCCGCAGGCACGATCTGCCCATGCCGACGATCATGGACGAACGCGGGCGCATCGCCGGAACCGGCACCCGGTTCGACGGCATGGACCGGTTCGAGGCCCGCGTCGCCGTGCGGGAGGCCCTGCGCGAGCAGGACCGCATCGTCGCGGAGAAGCGCCCCTACACCCACAGCGTGGGCCACAGCTCGCGCTCCAAGGAACCGATCGAGCCGCGGCTTTCCATGCAGTGGTTCGTCAAGGTCGGCCCGCTGGCGAAGGCCGCCGGTGACGCGGTGCGCGACGGTCGGGTCGAGGTGCACCCGCCGGAACTGGCCAAGCGCTACTTCGACTGGATCGACAACCTGCACGACTGGGCCATCTCCAGGCAGATGTGGTGGGGCCACCGCATCCCCATCTGGTACGGGCCGGGGGGCGAGGTCGTCTGCGTCGGCCCGGACGAGCAGCCGCCCACCGGCGAGGGGTGGCACCAGGACGAGGACGTGCTCGACACCTGGTTCTCCTCCGGGCTGTGGCCGTTCTCCACCCTGGGGTGGCCGGACGACACCGCCGACCTGCGCAAGTTCTACCCCACCAGCGTGCTGGTCACCGGCTACGACATCCTGTTCTTCTGGGTGGCGCGGATGATGATGCTGGGGCTCTACGGCATGTCCGACCGCGAGCCGGAGCAGGCCGTGCCGTTCCGCCGGATCGCGCTGCACGGCATCGTGCGGGACAAGCACGGCAAGAAGATGTCGAAGTCCTCCGGCAACACCGTGGACCCGTTGCAGTGGATCGAGACCTACGGCACCGACGCCGTGCGGTTCACGCTCGCGAGGGGAGCCAACCCCGGTGCCGACGCGCCGATGAGCGACGAGTGGGTCGCCGGGGCGCGCAGCTTCGTGACCAAGCTGTTCAACGCCACCAAGTTCGCCCTCGGCAAGGACGCCCACGTCCCCGAGCGGCTGCCGGAGCGCGCCGAGCTCACCGACGCCGACCGCTGGATCCTGGACCGGGCGGACGCGTTGATCACCGAGGTGGACGAGCTGCTGGAGGACTTCCAGTTCGCCAAGTCGGTCGAGGCGCTCTACCACTTCACCTGGGACGAGTTCTGCGACTGGTACGTGGAGCTGTCCAAGGTCCAGCTGGACGAGGGCGGACGGCGCGCCGAGGCCACCCGAGAGGTGCTCGGCCACGTGCTCGACGTCCTGCTGCGGCTGCTGCACCCCACGGTCCCGTTCGTGACCGAGGCGCTGTGGACGGCGCTGACCGGTCGGGAGTCGGTCGTCATCGCCGACTGGCCCACCCCGACACGGCAGCCTGCCGACACCGCGGCGGCCGAGCGGATCGACGCGGTTCGCTCGCTGGTCACCGAGATCCGCAGGTTCCGGGCGGATCAGGGCGTCAAACCCAACCAGAAGGTCGCGGCCGAACTGGACGGTTTGCCCGGGGTGGGCATCGCCGAGCACGAGGCGGCGATCCGTGCGCTGGTCAAGCTCACCGAACCGGGGGAGGAGTTCAACACGTCCTCGGAACTGCAGGTCGGCCTGGCCGGCGGCGACGTGGCCGTGCGGCTGGACCTGTCGGGGACGGTGGACGTCGCGGCGGAGCGCAAGCGCCTGAACAAGGACCTCGAGGCCGCCGAGAAGGAACTCGCCGGTACCGAGCAGAAGCTGAACAACCCCTCGTTCACCGAGAAGGCACCCGACGAGGTCGTGGACAAGATCCGCACGCGGCGCGCCAACGCGCTCGCCGAGATCGAACGAATCAACACCCGGCTGGAATCGCTTCCGGGGGCGTGA
- a CDS encoding GNAT superfamily N-acetyltransferase (product_source=COG0454; cath_funfam=3.40.630.30; cog=COG0454; pfam=PF13673; superfamily=55729), with protein MTEAEFISGPHRVDQPHPELAQALADLLGRVTVAGGATGFTADAELETLTTTAQEIVDDASTRPKRRHVLTAGKQHTLAGAVVLRPGELPVERHRAELEWLLVDPQVVERGIGAQLLDAAESHARALGTTRLQLRMRSAPDSEGFYTERGWTERGRWPGSLLVGEGEPRDEVWLTRDL; from the coding sequence ATGACCGAAGCGGAGTTCATCAGCGGCCCCCATCGGGTGGACCAGCCGCATCCCGAGCTGGCGCAGGCACTGGCCGATCTGCTGGGGCGGGTCACCGTGGCAGGCGGTGCCACCGGTTTCACCGCGGATGCCGAGCTGGAGACGCTGACCACGACCGCGCAGGAGATCGTCGACGACGCTTCCACCAGGCCGAAACGACGCCACGTGCTCACGGCGGGCAAGCAGCACACCCTCGCCGGTGCGGTGGTGCTGCGGCCGGGAGAACTCCCGGTGGAGCGGCACCGGGCCGAGCTGGAGTGGTTGCTGGTCGATCCGCAGGTGGTCGAGCGTGGCATCGGTGCACAGCTGCTGGACGCCGCCGAGTCGCACGCCCGTGCGCTGGGGACAACCCGGTTGCAGCTGCGGATGCGTTCGGCCCCCGACTCCGAGGGCTTCTACACCGAGCGGGGTTGGACCGAGCGTGGTCGCTGGCCCGGCTCGTTGCTCGTGGGGGAAGGTGAACCGAGGGACGAGGTCTGGTTGACTCGCGACCTCTGA
- a CDS encoding hypothetical protein (product_source=Hypo-rule applied), which produces MGRRRPRRIRHPRVRSTCRDPAAALSSDSGSAIAPPPSGRPCANRVARATPGTGKSATTRRASSTSSGRTTGVACRTTITIIPYCLARSGQSSVCGASTEKRSRTAFSRTPRPEKPWIGRPPPCHGFHNTSPLVTTYFHRRSATRCDGRETGTRERTGGVPTGSRSRVTRARKYAPDHDARRTVTDHVRSSGQELSAAPRPRPGSDSAFPP; this is translated from the coding sequence GTGGGTCGACGGCGCCCCCGCCGAATCCGTCACCCTAGGGTGAGATCCACCTGTCGAGATCCGGCCGCCGCCCTGTCCTCGGACAGCGGTTCGGCGATCGCGCCTCCTCCGTCGGGCCGACCCTGCGCCAACCGTGTGGCTCGCGCAACCCCCGGCACGGGCAAGTCGGCGACGACGCGAAGGGCGTCGAGTACGTCGTCGGGTCGCACGACCGGAGTAGCATGCCGTACGACCATTACGATTATCCCATATTGTCTCGCGCGATCCGGGCAATCGTCCGTCTGTGGGGCGTCAACCGAAAAACGGTCACGCACCGCGTTCAGCCGAACACCTCGCCCGGAAAAGCCGTGGATCGGCAGACCACCACCGTGCCACGGGTTTCACAACACGTCGCCACTCGTGACGACATACTTCCACCGCCGCTCGGCTACCCGCTGCGACGGCCGGGAAACCGGTACCCGTGAGCGGACCGGCGGGGTGCCGACCGGCTCACGGAGCCGGGTAACGCGTGCTCGAAAGTACGCGCCGGATCACGATGCGAGACGAACCGTGACTGATCACGTCCGAAGCTCCGGTCAAGAGCTCTCCGCGGCGCCACGGCCGCGGCCTGGTAGTGACTCAGCGTTTCCTCCGTAG
- a CDS encoding nucleoside-diphosphate kinase (product_source=KO:K00940; cath_funfam=3.30.70.141; cog=COG0105; ko=KO:K00940; pfam=PF00334; smart=SM00562; superfamily=54919) codes for MSERTLVLVKPDGVERGLVGEVISRIERKGLKLVALEMRQVDQQLAEQHYAEHDGKPFFGSLLEFIMSGPVVAAVVEGPKAVAAFRQLAGGTDPVEKAEAGSLRGDYGLEVQYNLVHGSDSAESAERELKLWFPDLSA; via the coding sequence TTGAGCGAGCGCACTCTCGTCCTCGTCAAACCCGATGGCGTCGAGCGAGGCCTGGTCGGTGAGGTGATCAGCCGAATCGAGCGCAAGGGGCTCAAGCTGGTCGCGCTCGAAATGCGCCAGGTCGACCAACAACTCGCCGAGCAGCACTACGCCGAGCACGACGGCAAGCCCTTCTTCGGTTCGCTGCTGGAGTTCATCATGTCGGGGCCCGTGGTGGCCGCCGTTGTGGAGGGCCCCAAGGCCGTCGCCGCTTTCCGGCAGCTCGCCGGCGGCACCGACCCGGTGGAAAAGGCCGAGGCGGGCAGTCTGCGCGGCGACTACGGGCTGGAAGTGCAGTACAACCTGGTGCACGGTTCCGACTCCGCAGAGTCGGCTGAGCGCGAGCTCAAGCTGTGGTTCCCGGACCTGTCGGCATGA
- a CDS encoding dihydrofolate synthase/folylpolyglutamate synthase (product_source=KO:K11754; cath_funfam=3.40.1190.10,3.90.190.20; cog=COG0285; ko=KO:K11754; pfam=PF02875,PF08245; superfamily=53244,53623; tigrfam=TIGR01499) gives MADSEPGNLQELRVVESELNERWPETKIEPTLDRIRALTDLLAEPQRGYPVVHVGGTNGKSSTARMVDALLSRIGLRVGRYSSPHLQLVTERISIDGAPISPAGYVEAYRDIAPYVSIVDSNSEVPMSKFEVLTGMAFAAFAEAPVETAVLEVGMGGGWDATNVADAQVAVLCPISLDHAEYLGNDVAGIAEEKAGIIKEGSVVVLASQTPEAQEPILRRVAEVDATVARAGHEFGVLERSVAVGGQMLRLQGLGGVYEDVFLPVHGEHQAHNAALALASVEAFFGAGSERQLDIEQVRDAFAEVITPGRLERVRSAPSVLVDAAHNPHGARALADAVSSEFSFRRLIGVVGVMADKDARGILAELEPVVEELVVTRNSAPRSMDPDDLAALAEELFGRDRVHTEPRLDDAVASAIGLAEHTTDPSESISGAGIVITGSVVTAGEARALFGKEPT, from the coding sequence GTGGCCGACTCCGAGCCCGGCAACCTGCAGGAACTGCGGGTCGTCGAGTCCGAGCTCAACGAGCGCTGGCCCGAAACCAAGATCGAGCCCACGCTGGACCGGATCAGGGCGCTGACCGATCTGCTCGCCGAGCCGCAGCGTGGCTACCCGGTCGTGCACGTAGGGGGGACCAACGGCAAGTCCTCCACCGCCCGTATGGTCGACGCGCTGCTCAGCCGCATCGGCCTGCGGGTCGGTCGCTACAGCAGCCCGCACCTGCAGCTGGTCACCGAGCGCATCAGCATCGACGGCGCCCCGATCAGCCCGGCCGGTTACGTCGAGGCCTACCGCGACATCGCGCCGTACGTATCCATCGTGGACTCCAACAGCGAGGTCCCGATGAGCAAGTTCGAGGTGCTGACCGGCATGGCCTTCGCCGCGTTCGCCGAGGCCCCGGTGGAGACGGCCGTGCTGGAGGTCGGCATGGGAGGCGGCTGGGACGCCACCAACGTCGCCGACGCCCAGGTCGCGGTGCTGTGCCCGATCTCGCTGGACCACGCCGAGTACCTCGGCAACGACGTGGCGGGCATCGCCGAGGAGAAGGCGGGAATCATCAAGGAGGGGTCGGTGGTGGTGCTGGCCTCGCAGACCCCCGAGGCGCAGGAGCCGATCCTGCGACGGGTGGCCGAGGTCGACGCCACCGTGGCCCGCGCGGGACACGAGTTCGGCGTGCTGGAGCGCTCCGTGGCCGTCGGCGGCCAGATGCTGCGGTTGCAGGGACTGGGAGGCGTCTACGAGGACGTTTTCCTGCCCGTGCACGGTGAGCACCAGGCACACAACGCGGCGCTGGCGCTGGCTTCCGTGGAGGCGTTCTTCGGCGCCGGTTCGGAGCGGCAGCTCGACATCGAGCAGGTCAGGGACGCCTTCGCCGAGGTGATCACCCCCGGCAGGCTGGAGCGGGTGCGCTCGGCCCCCAGCGTGCTGGTCGACGCCGCGCACAACCCCCACGGCGCGCGTGCGCTGGCCGACGCCGTCAGCTCCGAGTTCTCGTTCCGGCGGCTGATCGGCGTGGTCGGTGTCATGGCCGACAAGGACGCCAGGGGTATCCTGGCGGAACTGGAACCGGTGGTCGAGGAGCTCGTCGTCACCCGCAACTCCGCGCCGCGGTCCATGGATCCGGACGACCTGGCGGCGCTGGCCGAGGAGCTCTTCGGCAGGGATCGGGTCCACACCGAGCCGAGGCTGGACGACGCGGTCGCCTCGGCGATCGGCCTCGCCGAGCACACCACCGATCCGAGCGAGTCCATCTCGGGGGCGGGAATCGTGATCACCGGTTCGGTGGTCACCGCGGGCGAGGCCCGCGCCCTGTTCGGCAAGGAGCCCACGTGA